The genomic interval TTCTTCGAAATCACACCATATCAAAGCACTGCGTCCCGACACCTAGTCTCGTTACGCTACCAACCGGCACACCACAAACATACTCGAGCGAGATGGATCCGCGCAGCGCCCTCTTCGGCTCAGGACcccgcggcggcggcagcggtaGCGGTCTCCCCGGCCGCAAcgtccaacaacaacgaccccCTCAGGCGGGATACCCtccacagcagcagggagGATATGGCTCTCCGCAGCAAGCCGGATATGGCCAGgcgccaccacctcgccaGCAGCCAGGAGGATACGGCCAAgcgccccctcctcgacagcagGCCGGAGGGTACGGCCAGACCGGCTCTGGCCGTATTCCGCTCAGGTTGGCAAAGGTCGAGGACAAGACCCTCCAGTCGCAATACATCTTTGGCAATCTGTAGGCTCTTGCACCCCGTCTCTTGCCCATCGTGGACAACAAACTGACAGCAACACAGCTGCGCCGTCTCCCCCCGAGACTTCCCACCCAACCGCGAAAACACCGATGTCTACATCCGCCTCACCGGCCCCCAGATGAAAGGCGGAGGCGACTTTGTCGTCACAGCGCGCCCAGTCCCCGGCTTCCCCGATGGCTGCATCAGCTTGTCCGACCCTCAAAGAACATGGTGCGGCGTTGGTCTGATGGACTCGCTCGAGGGCGAAGTCTACGACCCCTTTGCGAGGAGCGCGCAGACCTATCTCGGCTCTATAGACGTCGAAATTGGGTTTGCGTCGCTGAGAAAGGTCGTCGACGCACCATACGATCAAGACGAGCTCGCCGAGCAGTTTATCGCCCAGTTTCAAAACCAGCTCTTCGCGCCAGGCCAGAAGCTGCTGATGGACGTCAAGAATGTGCCCCTGGCTATCACGGTCAAGACGGTCACCTTGACGGACTTGAGCATGCAATCGCAAAATGGCGAGGAGCCGCCCACGTTGTCAGACCCGCGCGCCAGGGGTATCCTGCACAAGCATACCAGCATTGGGTTCTACAAGGATGCGAGCTCGCCTCTGAAGCTCAAGGCGTCCAACAAGAGGCCTGCTGCTAATGCTATTATCAGCCCTGACTTCAAGTTTGAGGATATGGGTATCGGCGGTTTGGATGCCGAGTTCTCGACCATTTTCAGAAGAGCTTTTGCTTCGCGCATTTTCCCACCGGGCTTGATCGAGAAGCTGGGGATTATGCACGTCAAGGGTATGCTTCTTTACGGTCCTCCGGGTACAGGCAAGACGCTTATTGCCAGGCAAATTGGCAAGATGCTTAATGCCAGGGAACCAAAGATCATCAACGGTCCCGAAGTGCTGAATAAGTACGTTGGCCAGAGTGAGGAAAACATTCGCAAGATGTTTGCCGATGCCGAAAAGGAATACAAGGAAAAGGGAGACGAGTCTGGGCTTCATATCATCATCTTTGACGAGTTGGACGCTGTCTGCAAGCAGAGAGGGTCTGGTGCCGGTGGCGGCactggtgttggtgacagTGTTGTCAACCAGCTGCTTTCCAAGCTCGACGGTGTGGACCAGCTTAACAATATCCTGTTGATCGGAATGACCAACAGGAAGGACATGATTGATGACGCGTTGCTGCGGCCTGGTCGTTTGGAGGTGCAGATTGAGATTTCCCTGCCGGATGAGTTTGGCCGGTCGCAGATTCTCAAGATCCACACGagcaagatgaaggagaatAATGTCATGGGGAGTGATGTTGATATTCTGGAGCTGGCGGCAAGGACGAAGAACTTTTCGGGTGCTGAGCTGAGCGGTTTGGTCAAGTCTGCGACGTCGTTTGCTTTTGCGAGGAACATCAAGGCCGGCACTACGGCTAGTGTCAGTGAGGATGTGGTGAACATGAAGGTTGGCATGCAGGATTTCTTGCACGCGCTGGACGAGGTCAAGCCCGCGTTTGGTACTGATGATtcggagctggaggacgTGTTGCCGTTTGGGATCATTGAGTACTCGAGGGGGATTAGCCATATTCTCAAGGACGGCATGCTCTATGTCAAGACTGTGAAAGAGCAGCCGAACCTGAGGGTGATGAGTGTTTTGCTTCATGGGCCGAGGTCGAGCGGCAAGACAGCGCTCGCGGCGAAGATTGCGCAGCTGTCGGATTTCCCTTTTATCAAGCTTATCACCCCGGCGTCGCTGGTAGGTTATAGGGATGAGCTGGCGAAGAAGGATTATTTGCATAAGTTGTTTACGGATGCTTACAAGTCCCCGTTGAGTTTACTCGTTATTGGTAAGCCCCGTCCCTTTTTACGCAATCAGACAAGGTCACTGACATTTCTCAGACAATATTGAGCGTCTCATCGACTGGGTCCCCGTCGGCGCGCGCTTCTCTGgctccatcctcaacacgCTCGTCACGCTTCTtcaaaccccaccacccaaggGGCACAGGctgctcatcctcgccaccaCGTCGCAGAGATCGGTGCTGGAGCAGCTCGACGTCACGACGGCGTTTGACAACCAGATTCCCGTGCCGGCGATCTCGGACCTGggcgagctggaggcggtgCTGGGGCAGGTGGGGGCGTTCGATGGGAGGCACGGGCGGATCGTGCAGGAGATTGAGCGGGCGACGGGGAGCAGGGAGGTGAATGTGGGGATCAAGACGGTGTTGACAAGCTTGGAGACGGCGAAGCTGAGCGAGAGCCCGGAGGAGTGGTTTGTGGAGCAGATTTCGGGACAGATTGCTAGGTATCCTGGGGTTTGAGGGTTAGAAGGATAGAGAAGTTATATAGAGGTTTTTTGTCTCTGATGAAAATAGGGTGAGTTTAGAAATCTAGGGGGTTTgctgaggggaggtggtggtctggtGATGttatgggggtgggggaggtggaagtgaTTTGACAGGAACGTATGTACTACCTGTAGGTATGATCCAAGAAGACTTTtcaacaaaccacccaaca from Podospora pseudoanserina strain CBS 124.78 chromosome 6, whole genome shotgun sequence carries:
- the SEC18 gene encoding transport between ER and Golgi ATPase protein (COG:O; BUSCO:EOG09260NC6; EggNog:ENOG503NV43), whose translation is MDPRSALFGSGPRGGGSGSGLPGRNVQQQRPPQAGYPPQQQGGYGSPQQAGYGQAPPPRQQPGGYGQAPPPRQQAGGYGQTGSGRIPLRLAKVEDKTLQSQYIFGNLCAVSPRDFPPNRENTDVYIRLTGPQMKGGGDFVVTARPVPGFPDGCISLSDPQRTWCGVGLMDSLEGEVYDPFARSAQTYLGSIDVEIGFASLRKVVDAPYDQDELAEQFIAQFQNQLFAPGQKLLMDVKNVPLAITVKTVTLTDLSMQSQNGEEPPTLSDPRARGILHKHTSIGFYKDASSPLKLKASNKRPAANAIISPDFKFEDMGIGGLDAEFSTIFRRAFASRIFPPGLIEKLGIMHVKGMLLYGPPGTGKTLIARQIGKMLNAREPKIINGPEVLNKYVGQSEENIRKMFADAEKEYKEKGDESGLHIIIFDELDAVCKQRGSGAGGGTGVGDSVVNQLLSKLDGVDQLNNILLIGMTNRKDMIDDALLRPGRLEVQIEISLPDEFGRSQILKIHTSKMKENNVMGSDVDILELAARTKNFSGAELSGLVKSATSFAFARNIKAGTTASVSEDVVNMKVGMQDFLHALDEVKPAFGTDDSELEDVLPFGIIEYSRGISHILKDGMLYVKTVKEQPNLRVMSVLLHGPRSSGKTALAAKIAQLSDFPFIKLITPASLVGYRDELAKKDYLHKLFTDAYKSPLSLLVIDNIERLIDWVPVGARFSGSILNTLVTLLQTPPPKGHRLLILATTSQRSVLEQLDVTTAFDNQIPVPAISDLGELEAVLGQVGAFDGRHGRIVQEIERATGSREVNVGIKTVLTSLETAKLSESPEEWFVEQISGQIARYPGV